In Carassius auratus strain Wakin chromosome 12, ASM336829v1, whole genome shotgun sequence, the sequence TCAAGTGTAAATCGAGCATGAAACACATCAGTGACGGAAAATAAAAATCCGACAGGACTGAAAAAGCTGAAACAAAttaatcattaagatgtttttttaactaaaatacaagtccataatctataataacacttcctccagtgaaaaagtgcatctcctgttgtctttCACATCAACCCAACCCTTGCATGTTTGTTTATGACACATTAAATCTAACAACGAATTTAACTAGTTCAACACATTAGATTGTGTTTGCTACTGAAGACACTGCATTAAACCTGTTAAAACACAAACGGCAGTCAGGCCTTCTTCAACAGGCTTGTGCTgtgaaaatgcatataaaacagcAATATGGAGCTGATAGAGTTTTAAGATTCTCTACATTGCATTCAGCTTCTTCAGCTTTGAGGCAGATGGAGCGACTCGAAACAAaccctgacacaaacacacacacaatacactcaCTTTTAATACagatatatgcatttatattcatGCAGAGGTGGAAACAGATGCAATATAGTGTAAAGATTTCAAAGAAATGTACTGTACAAAATTTGGGATCATTaggacttgtaatgtttttttaaagaagtctcttctgctcatcaaggctgcatttattcaaacaaaaatacaagaaataaCATTAATCTggcaaaatgttataaaatataaaataatggtttctatttttaatatcctttaaaatgtaatgtatttctttgatgcaaagctgaatttccatcagcatCACTCCAGTGAACATATTTTTTGGGAAACTGTGGATAAAACCGGAAGTAGGCGGAGCTTGATTGCAAACTTCTTACAGATAAGACCGTTCTTTTTTTACATAGTTATCACCGAACAAATATTCAATTTaactaaagtaatatttttattattattattattattataacatttaaatatccTCTAACATTCATAGCGTTGTATTGTTTAAAGGGGAGGTTCACACGTTGCATTCTGATTACTTTTATGCAACCGCTCagtcttttataattttttggggggaaacaAAGGGTTTTTATGGGtttgactgaaataataatgcaataattgacactttaaattaatgtttcaaacaacaacaaaaaaaaaacaattgaacaaaaaacagataaatacaaaaagtagTCATTGATAATGTATAAACATGTATCCAATTCCACATGTAATACAATTCATttatgtgagataaaaaaaatcttagcaGCCAGGAATGCCTGGGGTTGGGCTGGGGGGAGCCAATAGGGAATTCACCTAGGGCAggaatcctcaaatctggcccactttcctgcagagtttagctttacCCCTAATCAACCACACCTGaacatgctaatcaatgtcttcagggtcattagaaaatcacaggttgGTGAgattgatcagggttggagctaaattctgcagcgcattggccttccaggacaagatttgaggaatCTTGACCAAATGGCTAGAAATGCCCCTGGCTCATTCAACccaaatcaaacacacctgaacaagctaatctaTGCAATTTAGATTACTTGAAAGCTACgtgcaggtgagtttgatcagtgCTGGAAGTGAAATGTTCTCCTTGAATCTTTAAAACCCCATTTTACAGATGTTAGTATTGCAACAAcacttatttgttttagttttgtgtgcTGTTGGCTTCTCCTGATGCACTAATTCAGCAAATTTTCTAGTAGAGGTTATCGTGAGATTGCAGGCCGAGAGGATGGCCGCTCGAGTGTATTTCTCATTGACtgctgttttattgtgtttgatCGGATACTTGAGCATAACTCATGCTAATCAAAGACGAACCACAGGTGAgaagatcagttttttttttttttacactgcctGAAGAAATGCAGAAATTAGCGACTCTGtcttttgaaattaatttaacagTTTATGAATGGGTATTAGATTATAAAGCACTTGATTTGAATCATACAAATCTGTAAAATTTGGGTTTGTGACTCCTTGTGAAATCCTTGAATCACAAATGCTGAAACTGTAGTCCCCCAACTCCCCATGATCATCTTATTCTCTAGTGGATGGTTACTGTCCGGCGACGCTGACGGTCGTGCCATCCCATCGAGGATGTACCTCTGATGAAGACTGCCCTGGAGGACACAAATGCTGTCGATTTGACTGTGGTCCTGTTTGTGTGCTGCCTGTTTTCAGTTAGTTTCCGTTAATAATGGAATCTAAAGctccataaaaacaaaacacaaactaaagctGACTATCTGTTTACACAGTGAAGCCAGGGAAATGCCCCATACCGGAGATGATTCCACTGTGTGCTGAAGGTTGTTtccatgatggccagtgtcctgccacaCAGAAATGTTGCCCCGCCACTGGtggctttgcatgcagtgaaccacgtggtcagggaagcggtcaggcaAGTTGTCAAGTAAGGGGCCAGGCAAGTGGCATTGGCCAGGGCAGTGTCAAGGGAGGTGGCATTGGCCAGGGCAGCAGTATTGGTCATGGTATTGGTGGCGTTGACCAAGGCAGCATCAAGGGAGGCAGCATTGGCCAGGGAAGTAATATTGGTCGTGGcattggccagggaagtggaATTGGCCAGGGCAGCATCAAGGGAGGCAGCATTGGCCAGGGAAGTAATATTGGTCGTGGCATTGGCCAGGGCAGCATCAAGGGAGGCAGCATTGGCCAGGGAAGTAATATTGGTCGTGGCATTGGCCAGGGCAGCAGTATTGGTCACGGTATTGGCGGcattggccagggaagtggaATTGTCCAGGGCAACAGTATTGGTCGTGGCATTGGAAGTGGAACTGGCCAGGGCAGCAGTATTGGTCACGGCATTGGCCAGGGAAGTAGTATTGGTCGTGGcattggccagggaagcggaattGGCCAGGGAAGTGGAATTGGCCAGGGCAACAGTATTGGTCACGGCATTGGCCAGGGAAGTAGTATTGGTCGTGGcattggccagggaagtggaACTGGCCAGGGCAGCAGTATTGGTTACGGCATTGGACAGGGAAGTAATATTGGTCGTGGcattggccagggaagtggaATTGGCCAGGGCAGCATCAAGGGAGGCAGCATTGGCCAGGGAAGTAATATTGGTCGTGGCATTGGCCAGGGCAGCAGTATTGGTCACGGTTTTGGCGGcattggccagggaagtggaACTGGCCAGGGCAGCAGTATTGGTCACGGCATTGGCCAGGGAAGTAGTATTGGTCGTGGcattggccagggaagcggaattGGCCAGGGTAGTAGTATTGGTCACGGTATTGGCGGcattggccagggaagtggaATTGGCCAGGGCAACAGTATTGGTCACGGCATTGGCCAGGGCAACAGTATTGGTCACGGCATTGGCCAGGGCAACAGTATTGGTCACGGCATTGGCCAGGGCAACAGTATTGGTCACGGCATTGGCCAGGGAAGTAGTATTGGTCGTGGcattggccagggaagcggaattGGCCAGGGCAGCATTATTGGTCACGGCATTGGCCAGGGAAGTAGTATTGGTCGTGGcattggccagggaagcggaattGGCCAGGGCAGCATTATTGGTTACGGTATTGGCGGTGTTCGTCAGGGGAGCATCAAGGGAGGCAGCATTGGACAGGGAAGTGGAATTGGCCAGGGTAGTAGTATTGGTCACGGTATTGGCGGcattggccagggaagtggaATTGGCCAGGGTAGTAGTATTGGCCACGGTATTGGTGGCGTCGGCCAGGGCAGGGGAATTGGCCAGGGCCCCGGTATTGGTTATGGTGTGGGCCAGGGCAGTGGAGTTGGCCAAGGTGTGAGCCAGGGCAGCGTTGTTGGCCAGGGCAGCAGTCAGGGCACCAGTATTGGCCAAGGTGTGAGCCAGGGCAGCGTTGTTGGCCAGGGCAGCAGTCAGGGCACCAGTATTGGCCAAGGTGTGAGCCAGGGCAGCGTTGTTGGCCAGGGCAGGATTCAGGGCACCAGTATTGGCCAAGATGTGAGCCAGGGCAGCGTTGTTGGCCAGGGCACCAGTATTGGCCAAGGTGTGAGCCAGGGCAGCGTTGTTGGCCAGGGCAGCAGTCAGGGCACCAGTATTGGCCAAGGTGTGAGCCAGGGCAGCGGACTGGGCCAGGGCAGTGGAATTGGCCAAGGTGTTAGCCAGGGCAGCGTTGTTGGCCAGGGCACCAGTATTGGCAAAGGTGTGAGCCAGGGCAGCGTTGTTGGCCAGGGCAGGATTCAGGGCACCAGtattggccaaggtgtgggccagggcagcggagttggccaaggtgtgggccagggcagcggagttggccaaggtgtgggccagggcagcggagttggccaaggtgtgggccagggcagcggagttggccaaggtgtgggccagggcagcggagttggccaaggtgtgggccagggcagcggagttggccaaggtgtgggccagggcagcggagttggccaaggtgtgggccagggcagcggagttggccaaggtgtgggccagggcaGCGGAGTTGGCCAGGGCAGCAGTCAGGGCATCAGtattggccaaggtgtgggccagggcagcggagttggccaaggtgtgggccagggcagcggagttggccaaggtgtgggccagggcagcggagttggccaaggtgtgggccagggcagcggagttggccaaggtgtgggccagggcagcggagttggccaaggtgtgggccagggcagcggagttggccaaggtgtgggccagggcagcggagttggccaaggtgtgggccagggcagcggagttggccaaggtgtgggccagggcagcggagttggccaaggtgtgggccagggcagcggagttggccaaggtgtgggccagggcaGCGGAGTTGGCCAGGGCAGCAGTCAGGGCATCAGtattggccaaggtgtgggccagggcagcggagttggccaaggtgtgggccagggcagcggagttggccaaggtgtgggccagggcagcggagttggccaaggtgtgggccagggcagcggagttggccaaggtgtgggccagggcggcggacggggccagggaagcggaattGGCCAAGGTTTGGGTCAGGGAAGCAGCCAGGGCCCCGGTATTGGTCATGGTGTGGGCCAGGGCAGTGgagttggccaaggtgtgggccagggcagcgttgttggccaaggtgtgggccagggcaGCGTTGTTGGCCAGGGCAGCAGTCAGGGCACCAGTATTGGCCAAGGTGTGAGCCAGGGCAGCGTTGTTGGCCAGGGCAGCAGTCAGGGCACCAGTATTGGCCAAGGTGTGAGCCAGGGCAGCGGACGGGGCCAGGGCAGTGGAATTAGCCAAGGTGTTAGCCAGGGCAGCGTTGTTGGCCAGGGCAGCAGTCAGGGCACGGTCattggccaaggtgtgggccagggTAGCGGACGGGGCCAGGGCAGTGGAATTGGCCAAGGTGTTAGCCAGGGCAGTGTTGTTGGCCAGGGCAGCAGTCAGGGCACCAGTATTGGCAAAGGTGTTAGCCAGGGCAGCGTTGTTGGCCAGGGCAGCAGTCAGGGCACCAGTATTGGCCAAGGTGTGAGCCAGGGCAGCGTTGTGGGCCAGGGCAGCGTTGTGGGCCAGGGCAGCGTTGTGGGCCAGGGCAGCGGAGTTGGCCAAGGCGTGGGCCAGGGCAGCGGAGTTGGCCAAGGCGTGGGCCAGGGCAGCGGAGTTGGCCAAGGCGTGGGCCAGGGCAGCGGAGTTGGCCAAGGCGTGGGCCAGGGCAGCGGAGTTGGCCAAGGCGTGGGTAATATTGGTCGTGGCATTGGCCAGGGCAGCAGTATTGGTCACGGTATTGGCGGcattggccagggaagtggaACTGGCCAGGGCAGCAGTATTGGTCACGGCATTGGCCAGGGAAGTAGTATTGGTCGTGGcattggccagggaagcggaattGGCCAGGGTAGTAGTATTGGTCATGGTATTGGCGGcattggccagggaagtggaATTGGCCAGGGCAACAGTATTGGTCACGGCATTGGCCAGGGCAACAGTATTGGTCACGGCATTGGCCAGGGCAACAGTATTGGTCACGGcattggccagggaagcggaattGGCCAGGGCAGCATTATTGGTTACGGTATTGGCGGTGTTCGCCAGGGGAGCATCAAGGGAGGCAGcattggccagggaagtggaATTGGCCAGGGCAACAGTATTGGTCACGGCATTGGCCAGGGAAGTAGTATTGGTCGTGGcattggccagggaagcggaattGGCCAGGGCAGCATTATTGGTTACGGTATTGGCGGTGTTCGTCAGGGGAGCATCAAGGGAGGCAGCATTGGACAGGGAAGTGGAATTGGCCAGGGCAGCAGTATTGGTCGCCGcattggccagggaagtggaATTGGCCAGGGTAGTAGTATTGGTCACGGTATTGGCGGcattggccagggaagtggaATTGGCCAGGGTAGTAGTATTGGCCACGGTATTGGTGGCGTCGGCCAGGGCAGGGGAATTGGCCAGGGCCCCGGTATTGGTTATGGTGTGGGCCAGGGCAGTGgagttggccaaggtgtgggccagggcaGCGTTGTTGGCCAGGGCAGCAGTCAGGGCACCAGTATTGGCCAAGGTGTGAGCCAGGGCAGCGTTGTTGGCCAGGGCAGCAGTCAGGGCACCAGTATTGGCCAAGGTGTGAGCCAGGGCAGTGTTGTTGGCCAGGGCAGGATTCCGGGCACCAGTATTGGCCAAGATGTGAGCCAGGGCAGCGTTGTTGGCCAGGGCACCAGTATTGGCCAAGGTGTGAGCCAGGGCAGCGTTGTTGGCCAGGGCAGCAGTCAGGGCATCAGTATTGGCCAAGGTGTGAGCCAGGGCAGCGTTGTTGGCCAGGGCACCAGTATTGGCCAAGGTGTGAGCCAGGGCAGCGTTGTTGGCCAGGGCAGCAGTCAGGGCACCAGTATTGGCCAAGGTGTGAGCCAGGGCAGCGGACTGGGCCAGGGCAGTGGAATTGGCCAAGGTGTTAGCCAGGGCAGCGTTGTTGGCCAGGGCAGCAGTCAGGGCACCAGTATTGGCCAAGATGTGAGCCAGGGCAGCGTTGTTGGCCAGGGCACCAGTATTGGCAAAGGTGTGAGCCAGGGCAGCGTTGTTGGCCAGGGCAGGATTCAGGGCACCAGtattggccaaggtgtgggccagggcagcggagttggccaaggtgtgggccagggcaCCAGTATTGGCCAAGGTGTGAGCCAGGGCAGCGTTGTTGGCCAGGGCAGCAGTCAGGGCACCAGTATTGGCCAAGGTGTGAGCCAGGGCAGCGGACTGGGCCAGGGCAGTGGAATTGGCCAAGGTGTTAGCCAGGGCAGCGTTGTTGGCCAGGGCAGCAGTCAGGGCACCAGTATTGGCCAAGATGTGAGCCAGGGCAGCGTTGTTGGCCAGGGCACCAGTATTGGCAAAGGTGTGAGCCAGGGCAGCGTTGTTGGCCAGGGCAGGATTCAGGGCACCAGTATTGGCCAAGGTGTGAGCCAGGGCAGCGTTGTTGGCCAGGGCAGCAGTCAGGGCACCAGTATTGGCCAAGATGTGAGCCAGGGCAGCGTTGTTGGCCAGGGCACCAGTATTGGCAAAGGTGTGAGCCAGGGCAGCGTTGTTGGCCAGGGCAGGATTCAGGGCACCAGtattggccaaggtgtgggccagggcagcggagttggccaaggtgtgggccagggcagcggagttggccaaggtgtgggccagggcaGCGGAGTTGGCCAGGGCAGCAGTCAGGGCATCAGtattggccaaggtgtgggccagggcagcggagttggccaaggtgtgggccagggcagcggagttggccaaggtgtgggccagggcagcggagttggccaaggtgtgggccagggcaCCAGTATTGGCCAAGGTGTGAGCCAGGGCAGCGTTGTTGGCCAGGGCAGCAGTCAGGGCACCAGTATTGGCCAAGATGTGAGCCAGGGCAGCGTTGTTGGCCATGGCACCAGTATTGGCAAAGGTGTGAGCCAGGGCAGCGTTGTTGGCCAGGGCAGGATTCAGGGCACCAGtattggccaaggtgtgggccagggcagcggagttggccaaggtgtgggccagggcagcggagttggccaaggtgtgggccagggcagcggagttggccaaggtgtgggccagggcagcggagttggccaaggtgtgggccagggcaGCGGAGTTGGCCAGGGCAGCAGTCAGGGCATCAGtattggccaaggtgtgggccagggcggcggagttggccaaggtgtgggccagggcggcggagttggccaaggtgtgggccagggcggcggagttggccaaggtgtgggccagggcggcggagttggccaaggtgtgggccagggcggcggagttggccaaggtgtgggccagggcggcggagttggccaaggtgtgggccagggcggcggagttggccaaggtgtgggccagggcggcggagttggccaaggtgtgggccagggcggcggagttggccaaggtgtgggccagggcggcggagttggccaaggtgtgggccagggcggcggagttggccaaggtgtgggccagggcggcggagttggccaaggtgtgggccagggcggcggagttggccaaggtgtgggccagggcggcggagttggccaaggtgtgggccagggcggcggagttggccaaggtgtgggccagggcggcggagttggccaaggtgtgggccagggcggcggagttggccaaggtgtgggccagggcggcggagttggccaaggtgtgggccagggcggcggagttggccaaggtgtgggccagggcggcggacggggccagggaagcggaattggccaaggtgtgggccagggcggcggaattggccaaggtgtgggccagggcggcggacggggccagggaagcggaattggccaaggtgtgggccagggcggcggagttggccaaggtgtgggccagggcggcggagttggccaaggtgtgggccagggcggcggagttggccaaggtgtgggccagggcggcggagttggccaaggtgtgggccagggcggcggagttggccaaggtgtgggccagggcggcggagttggccaaggtgtgggccagggcggcggagttggccaaggtgtgggccagggcggcggacggggccagggaagcggaattggccaaggtgtgggccagggcggcggaattggccaaggtgtgggccagggcggcggacggggccagggaagcggaattGGCCAAGGTGTGGGTCAGGGCGGCGGAGTTGGCCAGGGCACCGGAATTGGCCAAGGTGTGGGTCAGGGCGGCGGAGTTGGCCAGGGCAGCAGTCAGGGCATCAGtattggccaaggtgtgggccagggcagcggagttggccaaggtgtgggccagggcggcggaattggccaaggtgtgggccagggcggcggacggggccagggaagcggaattGGCCAAGGTGTGGGTCAGGGCGGCGGacggggccagggaagcggaattGGCCAAGGTGTGGGTCAGGGCGGCGGacggggccagggaagcggaattGGCCAAGGTGTGGGTCAGGGAAGCAGCCAGGGCCCCGGTATTGGTCATGGTGTGGGCCAGGGCAGTGgagttggccaaggtgtgggccagggcaGCGTTGTTGGCCAGGGCAGCAGTCAGGGCACCAGTATTGGCCAAGGTGTGAGCCAGGGCAGCGTTGTTGGCCAGGGCAGCAGTCAGGGCACCAGTATTGGCCAAGGTGTGAGCCAGGGCAGCGGACGGGGCCAGGGCAGTGGAATTAGCCAAGGTGTTAGCCAGGGCAGCGTTGTTGGCCAGGGCAGCAGTCAGGGCACCAGTATTGGCAAAGGTGTTAGCCAGGGCAGCGTTGTTGGCCAGGGCAGCAGTCAGGGCACCAGTATTGGCCAAGGTGTTAGCCAGGGCAGCGTTGTTGGCCAGGGCAGCAGTCAGGGCACCAGtattggccaaggtgtgggccagggcaGCGTTGTGGGCCAGGGCAGCGTTGTGGGCCAGGGCAGCGGAGTTGGCCAAGGCGTGGGCCAGGGCAGCGGAGTTGGCCAAGGCGTGGGCCAGGGCAGCGGAGTTGGCCAAGGCGTGGGCCAGGGCAGCGGAGTTGGCCAAGGCGTGGGCCAGGGCAGCGGAGTTGGCCAAGGCGTGGGCCAGGGCAGCGGAGTTGGCCAAGGCAGCGgagttggccaaggtgtgggTCAGGGCAGCGGACGGGGCCAGGGTGTGGGTCAGGGCAGCGGACGGGGCCAGGGTGTGGGTCAGGGCAGCGGACGaggccagggaagcggaattGGCCAAGGTGTGGGTCAGGGAAGCAGCCAGGGCAGCGGTATTGGCCAAGGTGTGAGTCAGGGCAGCGTTGTTGGTCAGGGCAGCGTTGTGGGCCAGGGAAGCAGCCAGGGTACTGGTATCGGCCAGGGTAGTGGACTAGGTCAGGGCAGTGGAATTGGCCAAGGTGTGGACCAGGGCAGTGGAATTGGCCAGGGAAGCAACCAGGGCTCCGGTATTGGTCATGGTATGGGCCAGGGAAGTGGACAGggccaaggtgtgggccagggcaGTGGACGGGCCCAGGGCAGTGGTGTTGCTCAAGGTGTGGGCCAGGATAGCGTTGTGGGCCAGGATAGCGTAGTGGATCAAGGTGTGGGTCAAGATAGCGTAGTGGGCCAGGATAGCGTAGTGGATCAAGGTGTGGGCCAGGATAGCCTAGTGGGCCAAGGTAGCAGCCAGGGCACCGGAATTGGTCATTGTGTTGGCCAGGGAAACAGCCAGGGCAGCAGTATAGGCCAGGAAAGTTAATGGGGAAGTGGTATTGGCCAGGGAAGCATTCGAGGGAATTGTCAGGGATGTGGTCAAGGAAATGGTCATGGGAATTTTGCATGACACTTACTGGAGATCTTTTCCAATTCAGTGCTCTAAACCATTTAAGCAAACCAAGGAAAAGATGCCAAGTGAATGGTTTCTGTCTCTTCCCCCAACTACCACCAcctcaaataaaaaacaattgctTTATTTTGAGTTGGCATTTTTGTTTTCTGACcgttttatcacttttttttttttttttttttattaataaattacctttttattctTGGCAAAGTGGAGTTGCCTGCAGCCTTTACTCCAGCCAGAATACATCATTAATATGCCAATTTGGTGCTTTAGAAACACTTCATGAATTTTGAAAACTGCAAGTAATAAAATATGCAAGGGCTTATAGAAGTGTGCTTCTGTGGCAATGTTCGTTGAACATGGATGCATGCTTAGACCAAGTAACAACTTGAAGCTTTTGTTAATATACCTTAAACGTTGTAACCATACCTTTAAACACAAGTGCTGCTTTGCACTTCAGTTGCAATTCTGCAACAAACTTGCTCTTGCAAACTACACTGCATTTCATAAGACCAGGGCTTGACATTAATACCCGCTAAATGCAAGTGGATCTTGCTCGTGTGAGCTGGAGGCTtggtataagtttagcacagatattttCACTCGCAAACACCTaggtgtggttttttttttttttttttttgttttggtattttatttatatctatcAATCAGTTTGGagggtaaactaaaatatttactagcCATTGGCtgttcaattgccaaggtgtccgtagagggttgcaGCCTAACCAGTAGTCATTATTAGGGCCTAAgcacaaaaaaatgacaaactgTAATGTGTTCTTTATGATGAGCAGAACGTTCCCCTCAAATTTGAATGAAGATAAAAGCAACTTTTTCCGAGCCATGGCGTTTTTCGTGAGGTTGAGACTGCCCTACTTTCCATTGCAACtttctcagtttggttcaataAAGTAATTCTGATATTTTGCactgaaaatgtattgaatttACTAAGATGttatggtaagtggttgcaatcaatttattttagctatatttaaattagggcttgcatagactagttgAGTGATCGACGACTACAGCCACTAGTCAGAGCTGttggaaacaatcgactactcgagcatgcattaaatggatagttcactcaaaatcaaaattatgtcattaataactcaccctcatgttgttcaaaacctgtgagacctctgtttatcttcaggacacagtttaagatatttaagatttagtccgagagctctcagtccctccatttgaaactgtgtgtacggtctactgtccatgtccagaaaggtaagaaaaacatcatcagagtagtccatgtgacatcagaggggcagt encodes:
- the LOC113111428 gene encoding fibroin heavy chain-like isoform X37 produces the protein MAARVYFSLTAVLLCLIGYLSITHANQRRTTVDGYCPATLTVVPSHRGCTSDEDCPGGHKCCRFDCGPVCVLPVFMKPGKCPIPEMIPLCAEGCFHDGQCPATQKCCPATGGFACSEPRGQGSGQASCQVRGQASGIGQGSVKGGGIGQGSSIGHGIGGVDQGSIKGGSIGQGSNIGRGIGQGSGIGQGSIKGGSIGQGSNIGRGIGQGSIKGGSIGQGSNIGRGIGQGSSIGHGIGGIGQGSGIVQGNSIGRGIGSGTGQGSSIGHGIGQGSSIGRGIGQGSGIGQGSGIGQGNSIGHGIGQGSSIGRGIGQGSGTGQGSSIGYGIGQGSNIGRGIGQGSGIGQGSIKGGSIGQGSNIGRGIGQGSSIGHGFGGIGQGSGTGQGSSIGHGIGQGSSIGRGIGQGSGIGQGSSIGHGIGGIGQGSGIGQGNSIGHGIGQGNSIGHGIGQGNSIGHGIGQGNSIGHGIGQGSSIGRGIGQGSGIGQGSIIGHGIGQGSSIGRGIGQGSGIGQGSIIGYGIGGVRQGSIKGGSIGQGSGIGQGSSIGHGIGGIGQGSGIGQGSSIGHGIGGVGQGRGIGQGPGIGYGVGQGSGVGQGVSQGSVVGQGSSQGTSIGQGVSQGSVVGQGSSQGTSIGQGVSQGSVVGQGRIQGTSIGQDVSQGSVVGQGTSIGQGVSQGSVVGQGSSQGTSIGQGVSQGSGLGQGSGIGQGVSQGSVVGQGTSIGKGVSQGSVVGQGRIQGTSIGQGVSQGSVVGQGSSQGTSIGQGVGQGSGVGQGVGQGTSIGQGVSQGSVVGQGSSQGTSIGQGVSQGSGLGQGSGIGQGVSQGSVVGQGSSQGTSIGQDVSQGSVVGQGTSIGKGVSQGSVVGQGRIQGTSIGQGVSQGSVVGQGSSQGTSIGQDVSQGSVVGQGTSIGKGVSQGSVVGQGRIQGTSIGQGVGQGSGVGQGVGQGSGVGQGVGQGSGVGQGSSQGISIGQGVGQGSGVGQGVGQGSGVGQGVGQGSGVGQGVGQGTSIGQGVSQGSVVGQGSSQGTSIGQDVSQGSVVGHGTSIGKGVSQGSVVGQGRIQGTSIGQGVGQGSGVGQGVGQGSGVGQGVGQGSGVGQGVGQGSGVGQGVGQGSGVGQGSSQGISIGQGVGQGGGVGQGVGQGGGVGQGVGQGGGRGQGSGIGQGVGQGGGRGQGSGIGQGVGQGSSQGPGIGHGVGQGSGVGQGVGQGSVVGQGSSQGTSIGQGVSQGSVVGQGSSQGTSIGQGVSQGSGRGQGSGISQGVSQGSVVGQGSSQGTSIGKGVSQGSVVGQGSSQGTSIGQGVSQGSVVGQGSSQGTSIGQGVGQGSVVGQGSVVGQGSGVGQGVGQGSGVGQGVGQGSGVGQGVGQGSGVGQGVGQGSGVGQGVGQGSGVGQGSGVGQGVGQGSGRGQGVGQGSGRGQGVGQGSGRGQGSGIGQGVGQGSSQGSGIGQGVSQGSVVGQGSVVGQGSSQGTGIGQGSGLGQGSGIGQGVDQGSGIGQGSNQGSGIGHGMGQGSGQGQGVGQGSGRAQGSGVAQGVGQDSVVGQDSVVDQGVGQDSVVGQDSVVDQGVGQDSLVGQGSSQGTGIGHCVGQGNSQGSSIGQES
- the LOC113111428 gene encoding fibroin heavy chain-like isoform X22, whose amino-acid sequence is MAARVYFSLTAVLLCLIGYLSITHANQRRTTVDGYCPATLTVVPSHRGCTSDEDCPGGHKCCRFDCGPVCVLPVFMKPGKCPIPEMIPLCAEGCFHDGQCPATQKCCPATGGFACSEPRGQGSGQASCQVRGQASGIGQGSVKGGGIGQGSSIGHGIGGVDQGSIKGGSIGQGSNIGRGIGQGSGIGQGSIKGGSIGQGSNIGRGIGQGSIKGGSIGQGSNIGRGIGQGSSIGHGIGGIGQGSGIVQGNSIGRGIGSGTGQGSSIGHGIGQGSSIGRGIGQGSGIGQGSGIGQGNSIGHGIGQGSSIGRGIGQGSGTGQGSSIGYGIGQGSNIGRGIGQGSGIGQGSIKGGSIGQGSNIGRGIGQGSSIGHGFGGIGQGSGTGQGSSIGHGIGQGSSIGRGIGQGSGIGQGSSIGHGIGGIGQGSGIGQGNSIGHGIGQGNSIGHGIGQGNSIGHGIGQGNSIGHGIGQGSSIGRGIGQGSGIGQGSIIGHGIGQGSSIGRGIGQGSGIGQGSIIGYGIGGVRQGSIKGGSIGQGSGIGQGSSIGHGIGGIGQGSGIGQGSSIGHGIGGVGQGRGIGQGPGIGYGVGQGSGVGQGVSQGSVVGQGSSQGTSIGQGVSQGSVVGQGSSQGTSIGQGVSQGSVVGQGRIQGTSIGQDVSQGSVVGQGTSIGQGVSQGSVVGQGSSQGTSIGQGVSQGSGLGQGSGIGQGVSQGSVVGQGTSIGKGVSQGSVVGQGRIQGTSIGQGVSQGSVVGQGSSQGTSIGQGVSQGSGRGQGSGISQGVSQGSVVGQGSSQGTVIGQGVGQGSGRGQGSGIGQGVSQGSVVGQGSSQGTSIGKGVSQGSVVGQGSSQGTSIGQGVGQGSVVGQGSSQGTSIGQGVSQGSVVGQGSSQGTSIGQGVSQGSVVGQGSSQGISIGQGVSQGSVVGQGTSIGQGVSQGSVVGQGSSQGTSIGQGVGQGSGVGQGVGQGTSIGQGVSQGSVVGQGSSQGTSIGQGVSQGSGLGQGSGIGQGVSQGSVVGQGSSQGTSIGQDVSQGSVVGQGTSIGKGVSQGSVVGQGRIQGTSIGQGVSQGSVVGQGSSQGTSIGQDVSQGSVVGQGTSIGKGVSQGSVVGQGRIQGTSIGQGVGQGSGVGQGVGQGSGVGQGVGQGSGVGQGSSQGISIGQGVGQGSGVGQGVGQGSGVGQGVGQGSGVGQGVGQGTSIGQGVSQGSVVGQGSSQGTSIGQDVSQGSVVGHGTSIGKGVSQGSVVGQGRIQGTSIGQGVGQGSGVGQGVGQGSGVGQGVGQGSGVGQGVGQGSGVGQGVGQGSGVGQGSSQGISIGQGVGQGGGVGQGVGQGGGVGQGVGQGGGRGQGSGIGQGVGQGGGRGQGSGIGQGVGQGSSQGPGIGHGVGQGSGVGQGVGQGSVVGQGSSQGTSIGQGVSQGSVVGQGSSQGTSIGQGVSQGSGRGQGSGISQGVSQGSVVGQGSSQGTSIGKGVSQGSVVGQGSSQGTSIGQGVSQGSVVGQGSSQGTSIGQGVGQGSVVGQGSVVGQGSGVGQGVGQGSGVGQGVGQGSGVGQGVGQGSGVGQGVGQGSGVGQGVGQGSGVGQGSGVGQGVGQGSGRGQGVGQGSGRGQGVGQGSGRGQGSGIGQGVGQGSSQGSGIGQGVSQGSVVGQGSVVGQGSSQGTGIGQGSGLGQGSGIGQGVDQGSGIGQGSNQGSGIGHGMGQGSGQGQGVGQGSGRAQGSGVAQGVGQDSVVGQDSVVDQGVGQDSVVGQDSVVDQGVGQDSLVGQGSSQGTGIGHCVGQGNSQGSSIGQES